The segment aataagttaaaaaaaacatcTTTCATTAGTCAAGATCATCTAACTGTGTTCTTGCTTTTTAAGGGCTAACAATCCCACCACCATCCAAATTAataccattttgttttcaatgtttcaATCCATTTCATCTGAAGGACTAACTGAAGGAAGATTCGTAAGTCCATCCTCTCTGCATTTTTATTACTCACAGTTGGCGTCTCCAGGTGAGCAGACTGGGGACTGGGTCCTGGTTTGGCAGAGGGAGACTTGAGCGTGCCGCAGGCCGTCTGAGCTCAGCTGAGGACTGGCAGCAGGAGGTCCGGTGACCTTGGGCCTCTCTTCAAGGCACGTGGGCTCATGCTCAGCGCTGCTGCCGCCTGGGCCTGACACAGCTTCCTTGTCCAGGGACTGGCCTCCTCTCTTCAGGGCTCTGACTCAGCGTTTACTCTCGATAGCACTGACACACCTGGTACAGAGCCGGGCTTCTGTCCTTTGGGGACCAGTGGCCACTAGGTGCCTTGTCTCCAGTGTGGGGGGATGGGACTGAGAGCACAGCTTTGTGGACATCAGGCCACAGCAAGAGGACGAGCCTTCTCTCCATTTCTTGGGAGACTTAAGGGGCCACTGCGGATGACTATTAGCTTGAATACTTGCTCCTAGAATCTCTATAAGGTTTTAGGAAGATGCCAAGTGCTGGGGAGGTGGCAGGGGAAGCTGGAGATTCTGTACAAAGATGAGGGGCCCTCAGAAACCAAGGAGAGAGAACAAAAAGAGGTACTGAGATTCTGTAGTAGACTGGgggctgccatcaccatcagtccatcatccatccatccatcagccATTCATGTACCCATctatcatccatccacccatccatccatccatcaatcatCTGTTCATctatcatccatccacccatccatccatccatcaatcatCTGTTCATCTAtcattcatccacccacccatctgtcCATCATCTGTCCATcatttgtccatccatccaccatccatccattcattcttgcACCCATctatcatccacccatccacctatctgtccatccatccatccattcatgtaCTCATCTATCAGCCATCTGTCCATcgatccatccctccatccatccacatGGAAGGTGAGGAAGAGAGAGTCTGGATCCAGGAGGCCCTGTGGGGTGTCTCAGTGTCACCACAGCCCATGCTCAAGGTCAATGGAAAACAACAGCAACCTCTCCCAGGAGGACAGCTCATGACCCAGACATTTCAGCATGGAACCCTGAGGCCCCAGGTCAGAATCATGGCAGCAAACTCCTCGCTGGAGGCAAAGTGCATCAGAGTGGGTGGTGGGAGAGGCAGTTACAGAGACAAGGGCTGTGGTCAGCAGATGAGTTCCTCCTTattgtgttatgtgtgtgtttacatacaaatatctttatttccttccctaCTGTGTCCTTTATCATGTAACATATGATGCATTGACTTTCCATCATATTATttaagtattaattttatattataacatcagtttgagcaagctccagagttggtgatggacaggaaagcctgatgtgctgcaatccatggggtcacaaagatttggacacgactaggatactgaactgaactgaacatcagagTATATAAGTTATGAGAAATCAAGGAGAAAAATGCCCAGGAAAGCCATGCTTCCATGAATAGAGGTAGACCTGAGGGGCAGTAGACAGTAtgtgaggatggggtggggacgAGGCGGGAGGGACTCAGGCTATAAACATCTCCAAGTCTGAGGGGCCAGAGGTCGGACAGTGGGACTGTCTCCCTAGAAGCTGGAAAGAACAGCCCTGGAGAAGGTTGGGGGTATGGGAGCAATCCACAGAGGTGGTATTTAGAGTTTCAGAAGAGAGTGGAGTGTGTATTCACGGTGAATTCCAAATCTATAGGTTCCAGGTACAGGAAGCTTAGGTTGGCTGCCTATAGTCTTTGGTCTCCTCCTTATAAAAAAGCCCATTGTCTCAAAAAGAAATGTATTAATCAACATACTAATGTATTAatcaacatcagatcagatcagatcagtcactcagtcatgtccaactctttgcgaccccatgaattgcagcacgccaggcctccctgtccatcacgaactcccggagttcactcagactcacggccatcgagtcagtgatgccatccagccatctcatcctctgtcgtcccccttctcctcttgcccccaatccctcccagcatcagagtcttttccaatgagtcaactctttgcatgaggtggccaaagtactggactttcagctttagcatcgttccttccaaagaaatcccagggctgacctccttcagaatggactggttggatctccttgcagtccaagggactctcaagagtcttgtccaacaccacagttcaaaagcatcacttcttcggcgctcagccttcttcacagtccaactctcacatccatacatgaccacaggaaaaaccttagctttgactagacggacctttgtttgcaaagtaatgtctctgcttttgaatatgccatctaggttggtcataactttccttccaaggagtaagcatcttttaatttcatggctgcagtcaccatctgcagtgattttggagcccagaaaaaaaaagtctgatactgtttccactgtttccccatctatttgccatgaaatgatgggaccggatgccatgatcttcattttctgaatgttgagctttaagccaactttttcactctccactttcactttcatcaagaggcttttgagttcctcttcactttctgccataaggatggtgtcatctgcatatctgaggttattgatatttctcctggcagtcttgattccagcttgtgtttcttccagtccagcgtttctcatgatgtactctgcatataagttaaataaacagggtgacaatatacagccttgatggactccttttcctatttggaaccagtctgttgttccatgtccagttctaactgttgcttcctgacctgcatacagatttctcaagaggcagatcaggtggtctggtattcccatctctttcagaatttcccacaatttattgtgatccacacagtcaaaggctttggcatagtcaataaagcagaaatagatgtttttctggaactctcttgctttttccatgatccagcggatgttggcaatttgatctctggttcctctgccttttctaaaaccagcttgaacatcaggaagttcatggttcacatattgctgaagcctggcttgtagaattttgagcattactttactagcgtgtgagatgagtgcaattgtgcagtcatttgagcattctttggcattgcctttctttgggattggaatgaaaactgacaatttccagtcctgtggccactgctgagttttccaaatttgctggcatattgagtgcagcactttcacagcatcatcttttaggatttggaatagctcaactggaattccatcaccttcactagctttgttcgtagcgatgctttctaaggcccacttgacttcacattccaggatgtctggctctaggtgagtgatcacaccatcgtgattatctgggtcgtgaagatcttttttgcacagttcttctgtgtattcttgccacctcttcttaatatcttctgcttctgttagggccataccatttctgtcctttatcgagcccatctttgcatgaaatgttcctttggtatctctgattttcttgaagagatccctagtctttcccattctgtttttttcctctatttctttgcattggtcgcttaggaaggctttcttatcgcttcttgctattctttggaactctgcattcagatgcttatatatttccttttctcctttgcttttcgcttctcttcttttcacagctatttgtaaggcctccctagacagccattttgcttttttgcatttctttttcatggggatggtcttgatccctgtctcctgtacaatgtcacgaacctccttccatagttcatcaggcactctgtctatcagatctagtcccttaaatctatttctcacttccactgtataatcataagggatttgatttaggtcatatctgaatggtctagtggttttccctactttcttcaatttaagtctgaattttgcaataaggagttcgtggtctgagccacagtcagctcctggtcttgtttttgctgactgtatagagcttctccatctttggctgcaaagaatataatcaatctgatttcagtgttgaccatctggtgatgtccatgtatagagtcttctcttgtgttgttggaagagggtgtttgctatgaccagtgcattttcttggcaaaactctatcagtctttgccctgcttcattccgtattccaaggccaaatttgcctgttactccaggtgtttcttgacttcctacttttgcattccagtcccctataatgaaaaggacatcttttttgggtgttagttctaaaaggtcttgtaggtcttcatagaactgttcaacttcaggttcttcagcgttactggttggggcatagacttggattactgtgatattgagtggtttgccttggaaatgaacagagaccattctgttgtttttgagattgcatccaagtactgcatttcggactcttttgttgaccatgatggccactccatttcttctgagggattcctgcctgcagtagtagatataacggtcatctgagttgaattcacccattccagtccatttgagttcgctgattcctagaatgtcgacattcactcttgccatctcttgtttgaccacttccaatttgccttgattcatggacctgacattccaggttcctatgcaatattgctctttacagcatcagactttgcttctatcaccagtcacatccacagctgggtattctttttgctttggctccatcccttcattctttctggagttatttctccactgatctccagtagcatattgggcacctactgacctggggagtttctctttcagtatcctatcattttgccttttcatactgttcatggggttctcaaggcaagaatattgaagtggtttgccattctcttctccagtggaccacattctgtcagatctctccaccatgacccgcccgtcttgagttgccccacaggcatggcttagtttcattgagttagacaaggctgtggtcctagtgtgattagattgactagttttctgtgagtatggtttcagtgtgtttgccctcggatgccctcttgcaacagctaccgtcttacttgggttcctcttaccttgggcgtggggtatctgttcacggctgctccagcaaagcgcagccattgctccttacctcggacgaggggtatctcctcaccgctgcccttcctgaccttcaacgtgggacagctcctctaggccctcctgggcCCGCGCAGCCAGGTGCATggtcactcgctcagtcgtgtctgactctttggactgtagctcctctgtccaggggattcttcaggcaagaatactggagtgggttgctgtaccctcccccagggatcaaacctgtgcctcttgtgtctcctgcattggcagatgggttctttactaaataaataagtagcaccacttgagaagccccATTAAtcaactccaatataaaataaaaaagtaagcaaaataaatgtttggtggaattcACCTGTGGAGAATAGAAAAGCAAATGCCTGGGGACTAGTTGACGGTGGTACCTGCTCTCCCTGCTGACAGCTGACACACTGGTCACGATTTCCAGAAACAATGCTGACGTCCAAGACCTCTCATTGGAAGTGGACAGCCTTCCTGTGTGAAGATTGTTCAGATTGCTTCATGATTTCAAAGTGGTTTTTTCAATTTTAGATCCATGTAGAGAAAActgttttcccaggtggctcattggtaaagaacctgccctccaatacaggagacacagaacaTGGGGGTTCAaaccctgcgttgggaagatcccctggaggagggcatgaaacccagtccaatattcttacctggaaaattccatggagagaggagtctggtggagtgtagtccatggggttgcaaagagtcggacatgactgagaaactaacactttcacggaCATAACTGCATACCAACCTGAATGCCCCAGAGCTGTTTATAAAGGAACATCTTCAGAAAACTACACATGCTTCTGGGGGTTGAGGGGCTCAGCAAACCCCAGTGTGAATTCTCATGGCATGGGGGCATTCACCTCTGTCTTCTCTAGGTGCTGTATCTCAGTCCCTCAGCTCAGACCTCACCCAGGCCTGTGCCCGTCCTCCCCATCACAGAAGGGCTTGTGCCCTGAGTAGGGGACGTGCTATCCTGAGACCCCCACCAGCTgggccccctccctctgccccacgGGGAGTGGGTTCCCCGTGGTTCCACCCGAGAGGCCATGTGTTGgggagcaggcacacacacacacacacaggattatCTGTCCTGTGGTTAATGATTTGCAAGCTTGCTTAGAAGGTGAAAGAGCACAGGCTGCTGACTGAGGTccttggaggaggaggtggcaccTGACGTGAAAGCGGCACGCCTACAGAGGGAAACTTcccaactttctttcttttctttacttgtttttttgacacatctatttaaaacattttttttattaaggtctagttgatttgcaatgttgggttagtttcaggcaCACAACAAAGGGAATATGTCCACTCTTTTTAGATTATGTTCCCATATaggctattacagagtattgagtagagctccctgagcTGTAGaggaggttctcattagttatctatttcctGACTCTCTTTTAAAACAAAGCACTGACCTTAGTACAACCTGTGTGAATGAGGGTGGATGCTTCCTTGAGCAGGCTTTAACAAGGAGAATCAGGACATATGAAACTAAAAGACTCAGCCTTCCTGAAAATTCTAAGAGCATCTGTCTACAAGGAATAACACGGTGCTGATTCCTCCAGAGACAGGACAGTCACCTTGTCCTGGAGGTAGGTGCCCATGGTGCTGGCTGTTCTcttctatttcatttctcttgggctaAGTCAGggcttctttcctctctccaagAAGTCTACCTGGAATTTATCAATAAAGCCTCCCTGGTTTTCTGGCCTATATTTGCTCTGAGATCCTTATGGTTTGGTCCCTGGACTTGGGACCATCTGTGTCTCAGTCTGAGCCTCAGACCCCACTCCTCGCACCCCTCTAGGCCCTGAGCCTCGAGGCCTGGAGTCTCTGTGAGTGAGGCCCTCTCAGGCTCTCGCTCTGGACCTCAGGGGATAAGACCTGATCCCTCTCATGTTCTCCAGGGCCCACTCCTCATCTCTTTGCATCTCTCTTGTGTTGAAGCTCTGGGCTGgcccttttttctctttcctccagccTTGACCCTGGGAGGCTCACCAGGTGCTGTGATTTAATGTTGGGATTAAGTCGTGCATTTACTTTGCTCCAGCTCCTTACATGGCTGAGCCTCTGTGAACTACCGAGCAATTTAACTTAAAACTTCTTTCTACTCAGCGTTTGATTGTATTTTGTGTATCTTGGGACATGGGATCTGCAGACAGCATGCAAAGGTCAGGACGAAAGGGAGGGAGTCATTGTTTTCAGCATCCTGATGGTGAGGCTCACATGTCTAAAGTCAGTGAGGAGGCCTTGCTGGGTCCTGAAACTCAGAGGGCCGTGCGGAAGGTCAGGGTGCTCCCAGCCATCTTCCTCTCGTAGTCCTTGTCAAAATCCTCATTCTGAGCCACCGTGAAGTAGTTCTTCCAGTCCCCAGGCATTCCTGCAAGGAGGCGAAACCTCAGTGAGTCTGGGGAGGGGGTTGGGTGAGGATGCACCCAGGGGCTGGCACAGGGCGGATTATGGGGTCTGCTCCTCAGACACTGTTGGGAGTGTTGCCAACAGCACAAGTGCGGGAGCCGGAAGCATGACTGGGAAACAGAAAGGGGCTGGAGTCCTGTCCAACCTCTGAGCGTGTGGCCTCCCTCgctccctctctccatccctcccttGTGTACCTCGCCTCATGAAGGGGGAGATGGAGTGGTCCATGATGCTGGTGGGCAGCGTGGTATAGTTGGCCATCGGGTTCTCCTTCATGACCTCAAAGGACGTGTGATGGATGATTTTGTCCAGAACTTCCTCTGACACCTCTTTCTCCAGAAACTTCAGGATCTTCCGAATTTCCCGCCTTGGATCCTGTATGTGGaacagtcacaaaaagtcaagTAGTTGGGGGTTTTCCACGAAGGGGTGATGTTCTGTTAGGCAAACTGTTTGGGGAGGGACGACTTAAGAGAGCAGCTCAATTATAGTCGATGTGTCTTCCTTGGGGGAATGACTGTGGATGGCGCTGGATGGTCTTGGGAAGGAAGGACATAGACATGAGGGCTCTCCTAGCCCCAGGGAGGCTGACCgagaaggaggggagagaaacATGAGCACAGCCCTGTGACACCCATCCGGAAACGTCCTGCCCGCGTGCACACATGCAGGGTGAGCACGGGCTTCAGGGCAGGGAGTgtgtcccctggaggaagaaacacaGAGGGACAGAAAGAGGGGAGTGACTCTAGGACCAGAGATGGCACAGCGTCTGCAAGTTAAACACAAGGTCTGTCAGAGGCTGAATTAGGGGACCTCACACTGACCCAGGAACGAAAGCCCTTGTGGCCTGTTCTTTCTAATCACAGACATGCAGAGGAAGGACCTTTGGAGTCTGACTAGCTTCCAGAGAACCTCTCAGCAAGGGCCCAGGGGTGGTTTTGTAATTCTAGGGCACTGATCCCTGGGTGCAAGAGTGACCGGGTGATGCCCTTGACACTTGATGAGTGGAACCACATGGGACCAGGCCTGCCAGCATGTGTGTGGACTAAACTTCAGTGTGTGGAGTGGGTTTGGAGTGTGGATGCCAGGAGCTTTACAAGTCATCTTCTAAATCTTCCTGGTAATATCCTGAGGCACAAAAAGAGCTGATTTGCATTTTGTAGGTGAAGAAACATGGTTCGTAAGTGGCAGGATTAATCAAATTGTAAAAGTGGGTGAGACTTCCTAAGTGGAGGATCATCTGAAAATTGTGATCAGAAACaaagttggaagattttttaggaaaaaatgtatgacattttgatttcacTTATTAGTATGAAtatgacttagtatgaatagtaTTAtatgacttagtatgaatagaatgctagatttctaagtAAAAAACAGAGATGCAATGAGCAACAGagggatagcacagggaactgtagtcAATATCTTGTCATAACCTATAATGGCagataatctgaaaataatatatgtgtatatgtataactgaatcaccttgctgtgcacttGGAACAGtgtcaactctacttcaataaaataaatatattaaggaaaaaataaagattggagaaagaaaaaagaaaacaagagagaaaaaaagaaaaagtagttgCATCATTTGAGGATAAAGCTGAGTTGGACAGGGCACCAgggagagaggcctggtgtggtcAGTAGGTGTGACTATAGTTTGATCCCCTCAAGGACACGGCTGGAAGCGGCGGTGGTCGCATGGCCCTCACCTCCTTCATGTCCTCGTAGAAGAGGTAGAGGATGCGATGTTGGTCCTTGGCGTGCCACCAGCCCTTCACGTGGTCGTACCAGGAGCCCCACAGCACTGATGGGAGGGAGACAGAAGTGGGTGTCAGTATTAACCTGAAGCTTCTGAAATAAGCACTGGCGTCTCAAATAAAAGAGGACATTTGAAAAACACAACTAGAATTCTTATTTGCAgagacagggattttttttttatatgtatatatatatttcgtgtagtcaaggctatggttttccctgtggtcatgtatggatttcagagttggactgtgaagaaggctgagcgccaaagaattgatgcttttgaactgcggtgttggagaagactcttgagagtcccttggactgcaaggagatccaagcagtgcattctgaaggagatcagccctgggatttctttggaaggaatgatgctaaagctgaaactccagtacttgggccacctcatgcgaagtgttgactcattggaaaagactctgatgctgggagggattgggggcaagaggagaaggggacaacagaggatgagatggctggatggcatcactgactcaatgggcgtgagtctgagtgaactccgggagttggtgatggacagagaggcctggcgtgctgtgattcatggggtcgcaaagagtcggacacgactgagcgactgatctgatctgatctgatctgatatatttaGGGAGTTGATAAAAAGTACCCTGGATTCTGTGGCTTCTGTTCCCACCCTTGAACTTATTCCCCTATGAGAAACTgtccccagggcagggggcaggtcTGTGTTCCCCTTACATCACCGCGTGGGGCCAGACCAGCGTTTTGAGATAAATACTGTTCCCCAACATACTGATTAAGGGAACAAAggcccgtatagtcaaagctatggtttttccagtagtcatgtacagatgtgagagttggaccataaggaaggctgagggcgaaagaattgatgctttctaactgtggtgttggagaagactgttgagagtccattggactgcaaagggatcaaacctgtcaattctaaatgaaatcaattctgaatattcattggaaggactgatgctgaacctgaagctccaatactttggccacatgatgcaaagagctgacacactggaaaagaccctgactctgggatagatttagggcaggaggagaagatggtgacagaggataagatggttggatggcatcaccagctgaatggacatgaatttgaacaaactgtgggatggtgaaggatagggaagcctggtatgctgcagtccatgggatcgcaaagagtcagacacgactgagcaactgaacaacacaggcTGACTGTGAAGAGAAGCTGTGAATCCATTCTGAAGAATCCCAGTGACCAGATGTTTGGGCCCCTTTAGTCTCTGTGATGGagaatggggggagggggtgcacAGTGTCCTCCCCTGGCCCCCgagccacccccaccctcctccccctgcGAGGTTGACCCTGTGGTCAGTGTCACTGGATCCTCTGTCTTCTGTGTCCCACCCAGGGCCAGGGGGGTGTGCAGGGTGATTCTTTCCCTGCAGCTCCCTGTGGCTGACTGTCTCCCTAGGAACTGCCTCAGCACCTGGCCACGCCCCTGGATCCTGCATCATCACCTGTGAGTTTGTGACCCTCCACCCACAGTGTTCTAAGTAGCATCTTACTGTGACCTCGGGACAGTGACCCCTGATCAGTAACCCTGTCTGGGCGACACCTGTGTCCTCCCAGAACCTCGAGCAGCCCAGTCGCTCAGCAGAAACCATGCCTCTCTGATATGTGGGAGGGTAAAAACGGAGGcgtggacctcagtttcctttcgCTCACCTTTCCCAGCTTTGAAGGTCTCGACATACTCCTCCCAGGAGCCAGGGTCTGGCACCATCTTATTCATTCTTGAGAAATGGTAATAGGATACCAGGCAGTCCTTGGCATTCCTGGCCACGTA is part of the Bos indicus isolate NIAB-ARS_2022 breed Sahiwal x Tharparkar chromosome 11, NIAB-ARS_B.indTharparkar_mat_pri_1.0, whole genome shotgun sequence genome and harbors:
- the LOC109566120 gene encoding sulfotransferase 1C1, with translation MSLEEMKDLHLEEKYLQPETKEVNGILMTKMISDNWDKIWNFKAKPDDLLIATYAKAGTTWTQEIVDMIQNDGDMQKCQRANTFDRHPFIEWALPPPLSSGLDLANKMPSPRTLKTHLPVQMLPPSFWKENAKIIYVARNAKDCLVSYYHFSRMNKMVPDPGSWEEYVETFKAGKVLWGSWYDHVKGWWHAKDQHRILYLFYEDMKEDPRREIRKILKFLEKEVSEEVLDKIIHHTSFEVMKENPMANYTTLPTSIMDHSISPFMRRGMPGDWKNYFTVAQNEDFDKDYERKMAGSTLTFRTAL